The nucleotide sequence GCCGACACCGTCACGCTCAAGCGCGAGAGCTGGACCGTGCCCGAGACCGTGCCTTACGGCGATGCCACGCTCAAGCCGCTGCGCGGCGGCGAAACCCTGAACTGGAAACTTTCATGAGAGCTCCATCACTCGATCGGTTGGCGCGATCCAGTCCAGAAACACCACGGAACCGGCTTTGCCGGGCCGTTGGTGTTGCCCCCGGTGAGGGGGGTGGCGAAGCGACACGAAGTGCGCGTAGCCTGGGGGAGAGCCAATGCGTCGCGTGATGCTGCTGATCGACGCCGACAACGTCTCGGCCGATGTGATCGAGCAGGCCGTGCAGCGCACGATGGACGAGTACGGCGCCATCCACGTGCGCCGCGCCTACTGCAATGCCGAGATGGCCGTGAACCGGCAGGCGCTGTTCAAGCGGCTGTCGGTGCGGCCGATGGTCAACCTCTCGGCCGGCAAGAACAGCACCGACATCGCGCTGTCGGTCGACGCGATCGACCTCGCGATCGCCGAGCGGCCCGACGTGGTGGTGCTGGTGTCCTCCGATTCCGACTTCGCGCCGCTGGTGATCCGGCTGCGCGAGAAGGGCTGCCGCGTCTGCGGGATCGGCCAGCAGGGCAAGACGGGCGAGGAGACGGTCGGCATCTACGACAGCTTCATGGACCTCGCGCACCACGGCGTGGCGCCGGCCGCGCGCACCGTGCCCGCGAAGAAGACGGCGGCGAAGAAGGCCGCCGCGAAGACGGCGCCGGCCAAGAAGGCGCCGGCGAAGAAGGCCGCGGCCAAGACCGCGAGGAAGACCGCGGCCAAGAAGGTGGCGAAGGCCGCGGCGCCCGCGGTCGCGGCCGCCGTGCCGGTGGCTCCCCGCCGCCCGCGCCCGCGCCGGCGCGCGCGCCCGAGATCTCCGAGGCCGCCGAATTCGTGCTGCGGGCCGCGCCCGCGCTGCGCGCCGGCACCGACGTGCCGCTCAACGAGGTGGCGAAGGCGCTGCGCGCGGCGGGCCTGCTCGGCAAGAACGGCAGCTCGCTCAAGCTGTTCGACAAGCTCACGGCCGAGTTCAAGTTCACGCAGCATCCCGACCGCATCCGCTGGACGGGCGCGGACGCCGCCTGATCCTGCCGGCGATGGCGGGCACGGCCGCGATCGACTGGACCCGTCCCTGGCTCGCGCCCTACCGCGCGCAGGGCGAGGCGGCGGCCAGCGCCATGGCGCAAGGCCTGCCGGTGGCGCAGGCGCTGCAGGGCGCGGGGCCGCCGACCTTCGTGCCGCAGCACGCGCTGCCCGCGGGCCGGGCCTACGAGGCCCACGTCTTCGAGACCGGCACCGTGCCCACGCGCGACAACCTGCACGACTTCTTCAACGGCCTCGTGTGGCGCGCCTTTCCGCAGGCCAAGCGCCGCCTCAACGAACTGCAGGCGACCGAGATCGAGCGCGCCGGCGTCGGCGCCACGCGCGGGCCGCTGCGCGACGCGCTCACGCTGTTCGACGAGAACGGCGCGCTGCTCGAGGCGCCGCCCGCGTTGTGGCGCGCGCTGGTCGCACGCGACTGGCCGGCGCTGTTCGGCGCGCGGCGCGGGCTGTGGGCGCAGGCGCGGCTGCGCGTGTTCGGCCATGCGCTGCTCGAGAAGCTGGTGGCGCCGCGCAAGGCCGCCACGGCGCACGTGCTGCTGACCCAAGGTGTCGATGGACTGGACGACGAGGCGCTCGCGCGTCGCCTCGACCCCGCCTGGCTCGCCACCAAGCCCTTCGTGCCGCTGCCGGTGCTCGGCGTACCGGGCTGGTGGGCCGGCAACGAGGCGCCCGATTTCTATGCCGACGCCCAGGTCTTCCGCCCCGCGAGGGCCGCCGCCGAATCCCCCGCAGCGGGGCCCGGATAGCGGGTGGCTAGAACTTTTGCTCCTATCATCTGTCTACCCGCCTGCCGCCGCACGGCCGCGCGCGACGCCTTCTTCCAGAACCAACAACAACCCAGGCAGGGAGGCGGACGCGGCGGCAACGGCTTGAAGCGGGCCGCAAGGCCCTCATCTGGTCGGCAGCGTTCCCCCACGGAGAATTCAACTTGAAACGTATCCTTCTGTTCGTTTTGACCAATGTGATGGTCGTCGCGGTGCTCGGCGTGGTCGCCAGCCTGCTCGGCGTCAATCGCTTCCTCACGGCCAACGGGCTGAACCTCACGGCGCTGCTCGGCTTCGCGCTGATCATGGGCTTCGGCGGCGCGATCATCTCGCTGCTCATCAGCAAGCCCATGGCCAAGTGGACCGCCGGCCTGCAGATGATCGACAACCCCCAGACGCCCGACGAGGCCTGGATCGTCGGCACGGTGCGCAAGTTCGCCGACAAGGCCGGCATCGGCATGCCCGAGGTCGGCATCTTCGAGGGCGAGCCCAATGCCTTCGCGACCGGCGCGTTCAAGAACTCCTCGCTGGTGGCGGTGTCCACCGGCCTGCTGCAGAACATGACGCGCGAGGAGGTCGAGGCCGTGATCGGCCACGAGGTGGCCCACATCGCCAACGGCGACATGGTCACGATGACGCTGATCCAGGGCGTGATGAACACCTTCGTCGTGTTCCTCTCGCGCGTGATCGGCTACGCGGTCGACAGCTTCCTGCGCCGCGGCGACGACCGTTCCTCGGGCCCCGGCATCGGCTACTACGTGAGCACCATCGTGCTCGACATCGTGCTGGGCTTCGCCGCCGCGATCGTGGTGGCCTGGTTCTCGCGCCAGCGCGAGTTCCGCGCCGACGCCGGCGCCGCCGCGCTGATGGGCAACCGCCAGCCGATGGTCAACGCGCTCGCGCGCCTGGGCGGCCTGCCGGCCGGCGAACTGCCGAAGGCGGTCGAGGCCATGGGCATCACCGGCGCCATGGGCAAGCTGTTCGCCACCCATCCGCCGATCGAGGAGCGCATCGCCGCGCTGCAGAACGCGCGCTGAGCACGGTCTCATCCGGACATCGAGCCGCCACCTTCGGGTGGCGGCTTTTTTTTGGGCCCGGGACTTCCGCGCCCAGGCCGGGCGCTCAGTCCGCCGACGGCGCGACTTCGGACGCGGGCGCCGCCGCCTCGGGCGTGGCTTCAGGTGCTGCCACGGTTTCGGCTTCCGCCGCGACCACCGGTGCCGGCGCCGCCACGGGCGCCTCGCGCTCCTTGCGCGCGCGCTGCAGCGTGCGCGTCACCTCGCCGGGCTTCATGCCGTACATGTCGGCGAACTCCTGCTCGCCGCGGCCGCTGGCCTCGAAGGCGCGCAGCAGGGCCTCGCGCTTGGCGGCCTGCGCCGCCAGTTCGGCGAGCGCCTCGTCGACCACGGCATTGGCCTTCTCGTCGCGCGAACGCACGAGCACAGCATAGGCCTCGCGTTCCAGGCCCGAGCTCTCGATCGCGCGCGCGATGCGCGTGACCAGCTGCGGGCGCAGGTCGTCCTCGGTGCGCTGCGAGCGGCGGCGGTGCAGCTCGAGGATGGCGTGGTGCACATGCTCGGGCGCGACCGGGTCGAGCGCGTTGCCGTCGAGGTCGTGGCGCGGATGGCCGGCGGCCACGCTCTCGAGGTAGCGCGTGGAGCGCGCATGCTGGCCCATCGCGACCTTGAGGTCCTCGGTCTTGAAGTCCTCGGGATGGCGCGCGAGCAGGTCCTCGTAGACGCCGAGCTTCAGCGGCACGAAGCGCGCGCCGAACAGCTGCGGGTAGAGCTCGAACAGGCGCTCGAGCACCGGGCTGGCCTTGCGCGGCGGGCGCGCCGGTTGCTGCTGCTGGGCCTGCGGCTGGCCTTGCGGCGCGGCGCCCTGCGGGCCGCGCGGGCCCTGGCCGCGCTGCGGCCGCTGGGGCTTGCGGCGCGGGTTGTTGTCGCGCTGCGCCTGGCCCTCGGGGCGGGCACCGGCCGCGGGCGCGGCTTCGGCGCCGGGCTCCTGCGCGGCGTCGGCACCGCCGCGCAGTTGCTGCAGCTGGGAAGCCAGGTCCGGGCGGGGGCCGCGCGGCTTGTTGCGCGAATTCGTCTTCGGGGCGGTGGTGGGGGCGTCGGTCATTGCTCGGGATTCGGCGCGGGGCGCGAAGTCGGAATTAGGGGTTGGAAGTCGGTGGGGCGGCGCGCGGTGCGCGTCAGCGGGGCCGGAACATCTTGAACAGATTGTCGTGCCGGATCTCGAAATAGTCCGCCGGGCCGCCGCCGCGCAGGATCGGCTGCGCCGCGGCGGTGTCGTAGATGCCTTCGCGCAGCAGGTGGCGCGCGATGTGCACGCCCACCACTTCGCCGAGCACCAGCCAGGTCTCGATGGCGCGGCCGTCGGCGGCCTGCAGCTGCACGATCTGCGTCAGCCGGCATTCGAAGGACACCGGGCTCTCGGCCACGCGCGGCACCGCGATGCGGCGCGAGGGCGCGGGCGTGAGCCCGGCGAGCGCGAATTCGTCGACCTCGGGCGGCACCGCGGCGCAGCTCTGGTTCATCGGCTCGGCCAGCGGGCGGGTGGCGAGGTTCCAGCCGAACTCGCCGGTCTCGCGGATGTTGCGCAGGCTGTCCTTGGCCGTGATGCTCGCAAAGCCGACGATCGGCGGCGTGTAGTTGAAGCCGTTGAAGAAGCTGTAGGGCGCAAGGTTGAGCACGCCCTGCGCATCGTGCGAGGAGATCCAGCCGATGGGCCGCGGGCCGACGATCGCGTTGAACGGATCGTGCGGCAGGCCGTGGCCCAGTGCGGGTTCGTAGAAATGGAAGCGGTCGTCGTCCTGCATGGAATGGGTCCCGGGTTGTTCGGTCAGCGCAGGGCCGGGTGCATCGCCTGGCGGCCGATCAGCAGGCGGAACGGCAGCAGCATGAACACGCCGACCGCCAGCTTCACGCCGAGGTCGCCGAGCGCCCAGGTGAGCCAGGGGCCGTCGGTGCCCGCGAAGGCGATGCCCCAGAACACGATGCTGTCGAGCACCGCCGCGACCACGGTGGCCACCAGCGGCGCGCGCCACCAGAGGCCGCGGCGCAGGCGGTCGAAGACGCGGATGTCGAGCAGCTGCGAGGCGATGAAGGCGCTGCCCGAGGCCAGCGCGATGCGCGCCGGCGCGAGCAGCAGCGACACCACCACAGCCACCGCGAAGCCGATCCAGGCCACGCGGCGCGCCATGCCGGGGCCGAAGCGCCGGTTGACGAGGTCGCTCACGAGGTAGGCGACCGGGTAGGTGAAGGCACCCCAGGTCAGCCAGTCGTTGATCGCGAACTGCACCAGGATGTTGGAGGCGAGCACCACCAGCGCCATCGCGCCGATGGCCAGCGCGAAGGCGCCGGTGCCCGGTCGAGCGAAGGCGAGGGGAGCGCGGTCGTGCGTCGTCGTCATGGCGTTCTCAGACGGCGGCGGTGCGCTGCCGTTCGGCCTCGGCCCGCAGGCCGCGCGCCACGGCTTCCGCGACCTTGATGCCGTCCACGCCGGCCGACAGGATGCCGCCCGCGTAGCTCGCGCCTTCGCCGGCCGGGTACAGGCCGCGCACGTTGAGGCTCTGGAAGTCCTCGCCGCGCGTGATCCGGATCGGCGAGGAGGTGCGCGTCTCGACGCCGGTGAGCACCGCGTCGTGCAGGTCGAAGCCCTTGATCTTGCGGCCGAAGGCCGGGAAGGCCTCGCGCATCGCCTCGATCGCGAAGTCGGGCAGCGCGCGGTGCAGGTCGGTCGGCGTCACGCCCGGCTTGTACGAGGGCATCACCTCGCCGAGCTGGGTGGAGGGCTTGCCGGCGATGAAGTCGCCCACCAGCTGGCCCGGCGCACGGTAGTCGCCGCCGCCGAGCACGAAGGCGTTGGACTCGAGCGCGCGCTGCAGCGCGATGCCGGCCAGCGGGCCCTCGGGATAGTCGCGCGGGTCGATGCCCACCACGATGCCCGCGTTGGCGTTGCGCTCGGCGCGCGAGTACTGGCTCATGCCGTTGGTGACCACGCGGCCCGGCTCGCTGGTGGCCGCGACCACGGTGCCGCCCGGGCACATGCAGAAGCTGTAGACCGAGCGGCCGTTGCTCGCGTGGTGCACCAGCTTGTAGTCGGCCGCGCCCAGCATCGGGTGGCCCGCATGGCGGCCCCAGCGCGCGCGGTCGATCAGGCCCTGCGGATGCTCGACGCGAAAGCCGATCGAGAAGGGCTTGGCCTCGATATGCACGCCGCGCTCGTGCAGCATCGCGAAGGTGTCGCGCGAGCTGTGGCCGAGCGCCATCACGACGTGGTCGGCGCGCAGCTCGTGGCTCTGGCCCGTGGCCTGGTCGAGCACGGTGAGGCCGCGCAGGTGCCCATCCTCGATGCGCACGTCGGTCACGCGCTGCTCGAAGCGGATCTCGCCGCCGAGCGCCACGATCTGCTCGCGGATGTTCTCCACCACCTTCACCAGCTTGAAGGTGCCGATGTGCGGATGCGCGACGTAGAGGATCTCGGGCGGCGCGCCGGCCTTCACGAACTCCTCCATCACCTTGCGGCCGAGGAAGCGCGGGTCCTTGATCTGGCTGTAGAGCTTGCCGTCGGAGAAGGTGCCGGCGCCGCCCTCGCCGAACTGCACGTTCGACTCGGGGTCGAGCACGCTCTTGCGCCACAGGCCCCAGGTGTCCTTGGTGCGCTGGCGCACGGTCTTGCCGCGCTCCAGCACGATCGGGCGCAGGCCCATCTGCGCGAGCAGCAGCGCCGCGAAGATGCCGCAGGGGCCGAAGCCGATCACCACCGGGCGGCTCGCGCCCGCGGGCACGTCCGCCGGCAGCGTGTGGCGCATGTCGGGCGCGCTCTGGATGTGCGGATGGCCGGCGTGCTGCGCGAGCAGCGCGGCCTCGCGCTTCGCGTCGGCGAGCGCCACGTCGCAGATGTAGACCGTCAGCAGCTCGGCCTTGCGCGCATCGAAGCTGCGCTTGTAGACGGTGTGGGAGGCGATCGCCTCGGGCGGGACCTCGAGGGTGCGGGCGATCAGCGCGGCCAGCGCCTCGGGCGCGTGGTCGAGCGGAAGTTTGAGTTCGGAGATTCTCAGCATGTCGTGGGGCTTGTGTTTATCAAGCAGGCCGACGATTTTACGCGTTGGGCCGCTATCAAAGGGATAGCTGACCGCAACGCAGGGGAGCGAGGGGATCAGGCGGGCAGGAAGCCTTCGACCGACAGGTAGCGCTCGCCCGTGTCGTAGTTGAAGCCCAGCACCACCGCGTTCTCGGGCAGCGAGGGCAGCTTCTGCGCGATGGCCGCCAGCGTGGCGCCCGAGGAGATGCCCACCAGCATGCCTTCCTCGGTGGCGCAGCGACGCGCCATCTCGCGCGCGGGTTCGGCATCGACCTGCAGCACGCCGTCGAGCAGCGCGGTGTCGAGGTTCTTCGGGATGAAGCCGGCGCCGATGCCCTGGATCGGGTGCGGCGCGGGCTGGCCGCCCGAGATCACGGGCGAGGCCACGGGCTCGACCGCGAACACCTGCAGCTTCGGCCACTTCTTCTTGAGCACGCGCGCCACGCCGGTGATGTGGCCGCCGGTGCCCACGCCGGTGATCAGCACGTCGATGCCCTCGGGGAAGTCGGCGGCGATCTCCTCGGCCGTGGTGCGCACGTGCACCTCGACGTTGGCCGGGTTGTTGAACTGCTGCGGCATCCAGGCGCCGGGCGTGCCCGCCACGATCTCCTCGGCGCGCGCGATCGAGGCCTTCATGCCGCCCGCGCGCGGCGTCAGGTCGAAGGTGGCGCCGTAGGCCAGCATCAGCCGGCGGCGCTCCACCGACATGCTGTCGGGCATCACCAGGATCAGCTTGTAGCCCTTGACGGCCGCGACCATCGCCAGGCCGATGCCGGTGTTGCCCGAGGTGGGCTCGACGATGGTGCCGCCGGGCTTGAGCGCGCCGCTCTTCTCGGCGTCCTCCACCATCGCCAGCGCGATGCGGTCCTTGATCGAGCCGCCGGGGTTGGCGCGCTCGGCCTTGACCCAGACCTGCTGCTTCGCGTTGCCGAACAGGCGCTGGATGCGCACGTGCGGCGTGTTGCCGATGGTCTGGAGGATGTTCTGGGCCTTCATGGATGGATCTCCTTGGATGCGTTCGGTTCGATGGTTGTCGCAACGACAGCGCGCATTGTGAGACCAGCCCGCGGACCTTTCAGCGCGAAGGTGTTGCAACCGGCAGCAACCGGCCGCGCACCAGCAGCGCCACGGTGCGCGCCACGAGCAGCCCGACGATCGCGTTGGCGGCCACGAACAAGAGCGGCGCGAGCCAGCGCACCGGCCCGGTGGCGCCGGCCGCCACCAGCCGCATCGCGAGCGTCGGCAGCGCGCCCACGCCGAAGCTGAAGGCCCAGTAGCCGGGCGTGAACGACTGGCGCGAGATCCACGGCAGCAGGCGCAGCAGCAGCAGGGCCTGGTAGAGGCCGTAGCCCAGCAGGATCTGCGCGAACAGGTCGGGCACGCCGCCGTTGACCGCGAGCCAGGTGCCGCCGCCGACCACGGCCGGCGCGAGCTGGATGCCCAGCAGCGGGCGCTGCGCCTCGGGCAGCGGCTCCTGCGTGGCGGCGCGGTGCAGGATCAGCGATTCGAGCGCGAGCCACGAGAACAGCCCCGCGCCGAAGAACAGCAGGCCCAGCTGCGGCCAGCCGAAGGCCGCGGCCGCGGTGCCGGCGACGAAGTTCTGCGCCACGGCCGGCAGGTAGATCGCGGGCGTGACCGAGGCCGGCGCGCGGCCGCCCTGCCAGGTGCGGCCATAGAGCCGCAGGCCGAGCGCGAGCTGCGCCGTGACGGCGAGCGCGAACACGGCCAGCGCCACCGGGCGGGCGTAGGGCAGCAGCGCGACCGCCGCCAGCATGCTGGCCACCGGGCCCAGTGCCGCGAACGACGACTGCACCGGGTGCTCGAGCTCGGCGCGCGCCTCGTCGGGATGGCGCAGCCACTTGGCGGCATAGAGCGCCAGCAGCACCAGCCAGACGGCGATGCCGGCCCAGGTCAGGGCCTGCGCGGCCTCGGGTGGCAGGTGCCACAGCGGCGTCGCCACGCGCCAGGCCGCGGCCAGCGCGAGCAGGCCGACGGCGATGCTGAAGAAGGAGACGGGAACGGGGCCGCGGGCCGATGCCGCGGGTGCGGGTGCGGCGGTGGGAGCGGCGGGGACGAGATCGGAAGTCATTCTGTTCACCTCGTGGAAGTCGGTGAATGAACTGTAGGCCTGCGTGCTAGGATTTTGAATGCCGATCCGGCTGGAAAAATTGCTCCAACGTCTCACACCATGGATGCCCTGAGCGAACTCGTCGACTGGCTGGCCCCGCGCGGCCGCATGGACCTGCGCTGCCTGTTCGGCCAGGACTGGGCCGCGCCGCACGAGGCCATCGGCCCGTGGCGCGCGCCCTTCCACATCCTGATGCGCGGGCGCTGCGAGCTGTGGCTGCCGGCCAGCGGCACGCTGCTGCCGCTGGAGGAGGGCAGCCTCGTGATCCTGCCGCACGGCCAGGCGCACGTGCTGCGCACCGCGGGGCTCGCGTCGGAGCCGGGAGAGCCGCAAGAGGACATGCGCCCGATCCGCCTGCGCAAGGGCGAGCTGGTCGACCTCAAGACCAACCTGCCGCGCCCTGCGAAGGCCGACACCGACATCCTCTGCGGCGAGTTCGAGTTCCCGGGCCGGCGCCGCAGCACGCTGCTCGAGGCGCTGCCCGATCCGCTGGTGATCCCCTTCGGCCAGCGGCCCGAGTACGGCTGGCTGCAGGGCCTGGTGCGGCTGATGGCGCACGAGATCGAGCAGCAGAACGCCGGCGCGCAGGCCATCGTGGCGCAGCTCTCGGGCACGCTGTTCACGCTGGCGGTGCGCGCCTGCCTCGACACCCGGCCCGAGCTCTCGGGCGTGCTGGGACTGATGGCCAGCCCGCGGCTGGCGGGCGCGCTCAAGGCCATGCTCGACGCGCCGCAGCACGACTGGACCGTGGCCTCGCTGGCCGAGCGCTGCCACCTCTCGCGCGCCACCTTCGCGCGCGAGTTCGCGCGCCGCACGGGCACCGGCCCGCTCGAGCTGCTGACCAGCCTGCGCATGGAACTCGCGTCGCGCCTGCTCGCGCATGGCGGGCAGGACACGGCCTCGGTCGGCGAGGCCGTCGGCTACCGTTCCGAGGCCGCGTTCAACCGCGCCTTCGCGCGCCACGCGGGCCTTACGCCGGGCCGCTTCCGGCGCGCCGCCGCGGCCGGCTGAACCGCCTCAGGACCCGGCCAGCATCGGGCGCCGCAGCGGCGCCTTCCACAGCTCGGCCAGCAGCACGCCGGCCACCGTCAGCACGCCGCCGACCGCGTGATAGGCCGCGAGCGATTCGCCGATCACCGCCGCCGCGATCAGCGCGGTGAACAGCGGGATCAGGTTGAAGAACATGCTCGCGCGGCTCGGTCCGATGTGGGCCACCGTGTGCATCCACACCAGCGGCGCGAGCATCGAGGCGCCGAGGCCCGCGAAGCCGATCAGCGGCAGGTTGGCGGCCGACAGGCCCATGCGCGGCGTCAGCAGGTACAGCGGCAGCAGCACGATCACCGCGCACACGATCTGCAGGTAGAGCAGCTGCAGCGCGGGCACTTCCTTCATGCCCCAGCGCTTGAGCAGGATCACGTAGACCGCATAGGCCAGCATCGCCAGCAGCATCAGGCCGTCGCCCATGTTGGCGCCGCTCTTGAGCAGCGTGCCGAGGTCGCCCGACGACACCACCACCGCCACGCCCGCGATCGACACCAGCGAGCCCGCCACCGCGCCGGCCGTGAGCCGCTGGCCCAGCAGCAGGATCGACAGCGCCAGCACCATCATCGGCGTGAGCGAGCCGATGATCCCCATGTGCGTGGCCGTGGTCAGGTAGGCCGCGTAGTAGGCGAGGCTCTGGTAGACCACCATGCCCAGCAGGCCGAGCACCGCGATGCGGCCCAGCTGCGGGCGGATCGCGCGCCAGTTGCGCAGCACCGGGCGCAGCGCCAGCGGCGTGAACAGCAGGGCTGCGAGCAGCCAGCGGTAGAAGCTGATCTCGGCCGGCGCGATGGTGCCGGCCGCCATCTTGCTGACGACGGTGTTGCCCGACCAGATGACGACGGCGAGCAGGGGGAAGGCATAGGGCCACATGGAACAGGACTTTCAGGAGGAGGCGGGGCTATCATCGGTGCGTCCGTCCTGCGGCATATAGCTCGATCAGGACAACCGGTCCGGAATTCCGGACGCTCTTTCGAGGAACCGCCCCGCCATGGCCGATCGCGCGCGCTACCTGTCGATCCAGGACGTGGAGCACAAGGCCGGCCCGTTCTATTTCAACTGGGACGAGTTCGGCGCCGACACCCTGGCCGCGCCGCACAGCCACAGCTGGGGCCATCTCAACTACACGGCGCACGGCACCATGCAGATGGAGGCCGAGGGCCTGCGCTTCCTCTCGCCGCCGCAGTACGCGGTGTGGATCCCGCCGCGGGTGGTGCACAGCTGCACGCTGCGCCATGCCGTCGTCTACCGCACCGTCTACATCGTGCCCGCGCTGTGCGCCGAGCTGCCCGCGCAGCCCTGCACCGTGCGCATCAGCCCGATCATCCGCAGCGTGCTGGCCGACTTCGCCGCGCGCGATGTGAACGAGCCCGTCACGCCGGCCGACCTGCGGCTCGCGCAGGTGGTGGTCGACCAGCTCGCGCGCGCCGAGGTGCTGCGCTGCTATCTGCCCGCGGCCGCTTCGCCCGCGCTGGTCGGCGTGCTCGAGGCGCTGCAGGCCGAGCCCGGCGACCACCGCTCGCTGGCCGAGTGGGCCGCGAACGTGTACATGACCGAGCGCACGCTCGCGCGCCAGTGCCAGCGCGAACTCGGCATGTCCTTCGGCGACTGGCGCCAGCGGCTGCGCTTCCTGCGCGCCATCGATGCGCTGGAGGCCGGCCGCACGGTGCAGGAGATCGCCTTCGACCTCGGCTACAGCACGGCCTCGGCCTTCATCGCGATGTTCCAGCGCGAGGCGGGCACGACGCCGGAGCAGTACCGGCGGGAGTTCTGCGGCATCGCTTGAAGGCAAACAGCCGGACGCAGAGGACGCGAAGATTCCGCGAAGGTCGCGAAAGGACTTCCATGAGGATTTTTCGGGGGTTCTTTTGCGTTCTTCGCGAAACCTTCGCGTCCTCTGCGTCCGGTTGTCCGATCCCGCTTTCGGCTCTGGTCGCTTCGTGCAGCGATAATCGGCACCGTGAAGCGTGCCAGACCGCCGCTGGTGCAAGTGCCGAAAGGCCGCACTGGAGGAACGTCCGGACTGCACAGGACAGCGCAGGAGCTAACGGCTCTCCACCGTGAGGTGAGGATCAGAGCAACAGAGACGAGCCGATTCAGTTCGGGTGAAACGGGCAATCTCTGCGCGCAGCAACACCAAGTAGGCCAGTATCGAGGTGGTTCCGCTGAGCTGGCGGGTAGGTGGCATCGAGCCGTCTGGCGACAGACGGCCCAGAGTAATGGCGGTCACGCCGGGCATTTCGCAAGAGATGTCCGGTGCACAGAATCCGGCTTATCGGCGCGCTTCACACTTTTATTTCTTCTTCCCCAACGTTCTTCGTCGGGTCATGCCAGGCGGTGCATGACCCGCCCGTCGGCATGGCCGGCGCGATTTCGGGTAAACCCGTATAATCGATAGCAAGCTAACTAATTGGGAGCCTTGCCATGGCCGAACCGGTCACGCCGCCCGCCGGCCGTAAGAAGAAAAAGGAAGCGCGCGAAGCCGCGCTGATGAAGCTCGGCATGCAGTTCTCGACCCTGCAGCGCGGCTACCGCGCCGCGGCCGACAAGGCGGTCGCGCACGTGGGCCTGTCGCAGACCCTGGCCTGGCCGGTGGTGATGATCGGCCGCATGGAGCAGGGCGTGCGCCAGGGCATGCTGGCCGAGGCGCTGGGCATCGAGGGGCCCTCGCTGGTGCGCTCGCTCGACCAGCTCGTGGAGGCCGGCTATGTCGAGCGCCGCGAGGACCCGGCCGACCGCCGCGCCAAGACCCTGCATCTCACGCCCGCGGGCGAGGCCGCCTGCGAACCCATCGAGGCCGCGCTGAGCCTGATGCGCGCCGCGCTGTTCGAGGGCGTGTCCGACGAGGACCTCGCGGCCTGCCTGCGCGTGTTCGGGGTGCTCGAGGAACGGCTGGGCCGCACGGCACCGGCCGAGGGGCGCCGCTAG is from Variovorax paradoxus and encodes:
- a CDS encoding AraC family transcriptional regulator; the protein is MDALSELVDWLAPRGRMDLRCLFGQDWAAPHEAIGPWRAPFHILMRGRCELWLPASGTLLPLEEGSLVILPHGQAHVLRTAGLASEPGEPQEDMRPIRLRKGELVDLKTNLPRPAKADTDILCGEFEFPGRRRSTLLEALPDPLVIPFGQRPEYGWLQGLVRLMAHEIEQQNAGAQAIVAQLSGTLFTLAVRACLDTRPELSGVLGLMASPRLAGALKAMLDAPQHDWTVASLAERCHLSRATFAREFARRTGTGPLELLTSLRMELASRLLAHGGQDTASVGEAVGYRSEAAFNRAFARHAGLTPGRFRRAAAAG
- a CDS encoding DMT family transporter, encoding MWPYAFPLLAVVIWSGNTVVSKMAAGTIAPAEISFYRWLLAALLFTPLALRPVLRNWRAIRPQLGRIAVLGLLGMVVYQSLAYYAAYLTTATHMGIIGSLTPMMVLALSILLLGQRLTAGAVAGSLVSIAGVAVVVSSGDLGTLLKSGANMGDGLMLLAMLAYAVYVILLKRWGMKEVPALQLLYLQIVCAVIVLLPLYLLTPRMGLSAANLPLIGFAGLGASMLAPLVWMHTVAHIGPSRASMFFNLIPLFTALIAAAVIGESLAAYHAVGGVLTVAGVLLAELWKAPLRRPMLAGS
- a CDS encoding helix-turn-helix transcriptional regulator, with amino-acid sequence MADRARYLSIQDVEHKAGPFYFNWDEFGADTLAAPHSHSWGHLNYTAHGTMQMEAEGLRFLSPPQYAVWIPPRVVHSCTLRHAVVYRTVYIVPALCAELPAQPCTVRISPIIRSVLADFAARDVNEPVTPADLRLAQVVVDQLARAEVLRCYLPAAASPALVGVLEALQAEPGDHRSLAEWAANVYMTERTLARQCQRELGMSFGDWRQRLRFLRAIDALEAGRTVQEIAFDLGYSTASAFIAMFQREAGTTPEQYRREFCGIA
- a CDS encoding winged helix DNA-binding protein — translated: MKLGMQFSTLQRGYRAAADKAVAHVGLSQTLAWPVVMIGRMEQGVRQGMLAEALGIEGPSLVRSLDQLVEAGYVERREDPADRRAKTLHLTPAGEAACEPIEAALSLMRAALFEGVSDEDLAACLRVFGVLEERLGRTAPAEGRR